The Metamycoplasma phocicerebrale genome includes a region encoding these proteins:
- a CDS encoding ABC transporter ATP-binding protein, with product MKQTSKEVINEGVVIEINNFSKKFKKFQAIKNISFNIKQGSIHGFIGPNGSGKTTTIKSIIGAYRSLPGQIKILNFKPGSEKANRLIGYIPEKASFPKHLNTIDYLITMATFSGIKLKEAKQKALDILKSIGLEQHKKRNPNEFSSGMKKKILLAQALIIDPKILILDEPAANLDPDARKELFDSLIELRKQGKSIFISSHILSELEKIIDSATFIYNGDVLFSGELKNISKSKNNLYIKTSNNLKTKKLLKEILKLESEGDSKSEIIIKDVNEKQKNEIIQIILENKIVLQSLRHNDLQSFYDSLVEQSQGERDDSNLQRSNAEIS from the coding sequence ATGAAACAAACTAGCAAAGAAGTAATTAATGAAGGTGTAGTAATTGAAATTAATAATTTTTCAAAAAAATTTAAAAAATTTCAAGCTATAAAAAACATAAGTTTTAATATTAAGCAAGGTAGTATACATGGTTTTATCGGTCCTAATGGATCAGGCAAAACAACAACCATAAAATCAATAATTGGAGCTTATCGTTCATTGCCAGGCCAAATAAAAATTTTAAATTTTAAACCCGGAAGTGAAAAAGCTAATAGATTAATAGGGTATATTCCCGAAAAAGCAAGTTTTCCAAAACACTTAAATACAATTGATTATTTAATAACAATGGCGACTTTTAGCGGCATTAAATTAAAAGAAGCTAAACAAAAGGCTTTGGATATATTAAAAAGCATTGGCTTAGAACAACATAAAAAAAGAAACCCAAACGAATTTTCTAGTGGAATGAAAAAGAAAATATTATTAGCCCAAGCTTTAATTATAGATCCTAAAATTCTTATATTGGATGAACCTGCAGCTAATTTAGATCCAGACGCAAGAAAAGAATTATTTGACAGTTTAATCGAACTTAGAAAACAAGGAAAATCTATTTTTATTTCTTCTCATATTTTAAGCGAATTGGAAAAAATTATTGATAGTGCAACTTTTATTTATAATGGAGATGTTTTATTTAGTGGAGAATTAAAAAATATATCAAAGTCTAAAAATAATTTATATATTAAGACTTCCAATAATTTAAAAACAAAAAAACTTTTAAAAGAAATTTTAAAATTAGAATCAGAAGGCGACTCAAAATCAGAGATTATAATTAAAGATGTTAATGAAAAACAAAAAAACGAAATAATTCAAATAATTTTAGAAAACAAAATAGTTTTACAATCATTAAGACATAATGATTTGCAATCATTTTATGATAGTTTAGTAGAACAATCACAAGGAGAGAGAGATGACAGTAATTTACAGAGATCAAATGCTGAAATATCTTAA